Proteins encoded together in one Chitinophaga sp. LS1 window:
- a CDS encoding transposase, with protein MTSTNLKAFGKVKHLVSAILNELPLITKPQYKFMISLFEVWLCLPVRYTISNLSRFGTYCEKSIRLQIEKEFDFGGFNSSLIKDNCGKRLIAAYDPTYLPKSGKHTPGLGKFWSGKDQKAVKGLEIGCLAIIDVDARTAFPLKVVQTPDKTTLDEKGMSRVDHYVDVIKSEVLTLKSMVDYLAVDSYFMKQEFILPILKEGLHIVTKMRSDANLIYVYNGPRSTGPGRPRIHGDKVSCGSIDKRKIREFAVDNDAVYYSSVVWSAILKCKVRIVYIEEKVTGKYEILLCTDIELKPELILNYYQLRFQIEFLIRDAKQHGGLEECQARSEKKLHFHFNMAFATVGLAKVLFWMKLPDQHRGAFSMRNIKMAWYNRFLTDRIFSNLPLDLNCNKIKKLYQKCLDIGNLAA; from the coding sequence ATGACTAGTACCAATCTCAAAGCCTTTGGCAAGGTGAAACACCTTGTTAGTGCAATTTTAAATGAATTGCCCCTAATAACCAAACCTCAATACAAATTTATGATTTCGCTATTTGAGGTCTGGCTATGTTTGCCTGTTCGATATACCATCTCCAATCTTAGCCGTTTTGGTACTTATTGTGAGAAAAGCATCCGATTGCAAATAGAAAAGGAATTTGATTTCGGAGGCTTTAATAGTTCTTTGATTAAGGATAACTGTGGTAAGCGTCTCATTGCTGCTTATGACCCAACCTATTTGCCAAAGTCTGGAAAGCATACTCCTGGTCTGGGTAAATTTTGGAGTGGTAAAGATCAAAAAGCTGTTAAAGGTCTTGAGATAGGATGTCTGGCAATAATAGATGTCGATGCCAGAACTGCTTTCCCATTAAAAGTAGTTCAAACTCCTGATAAGACTACACTTGATGAGAAGGGAATGAGTAGGGTTGATCACTACGTGGATGTTATAAAATCAGAAGTGCTGACCTTAAAAAGTATGGTCGATTATTTAGCAGTCGATTCATATTTCATGAAACAAGAGTTTATTTTACCAATATTGAAGGAAGGATTGCATATTGTAACAAAGATGAGATCCGATGCCAATCTGATTTATGTATACAATGGGCCAAGGTCTACAGGACCTGGACGTCCCAGGATACATGGAGATAAAGTTAGTTGTGGCAGTATTGATAAGCGAAAAATCAGGGAATTTGCTGTAGATAATGACGCTGTTTATTATAGTAGTGTAGTTTGGTCTGCTATTCTTAAATGCAAGGTTAGAATTGTATACATAGAAGAAAAGGTCACGGGTAAATATGAAATACTTCTTTGTACGGATATCGAACTAAAACCAGAGTTGATACTCAACTATTATCAACTGCGCTTCCAGATTGAATTTCTTATCCGTGATGCAAAGCAACATGGGGGCTTGGAGGAATGCCAGGCAAGAAGTGAGAAAAAGTTACACTTCCATTTCAATATGGCATTTGCTACTGTGGGTCTGGCCAAAGTGTTATTTTGGATGAAACTACCAGATCAACATAGAGGTGCTTTTTCTATGAGAAATATTAAAATGGCATGGTACAACAGATTTTTAACTGACCGAATTTTCTCAAACTTGCCACTGGACTTGAATTGTAATAAAATAAAAAAGCTATATCAAAAGTGCCTGGATATAGGAAATTTGGCCGCTTAA
- a CDS encoding ABC transporter ATP-binding protein, protein MSVILEAVNLTKEYQQYTALRQLSLTINAGEVFCLLGQNGAGKTTTINLFLGFLAPSSGKAIIKGVEVRPNNAATKKMVAYIPEVVQLYSNLTGLENLDFFSRLAGFSYSKDALTAFLLKAGLQQEVHKKHLSTYSKGMRQKVGIAIALSKNADAIFMDEPTSGLDPKATNEFTAVCKELAAEGRTIFMATHDIFNAVNVGSRIGIMKQGSLVHTVSCSGISAEELQKLYLETI, encoded by the coding sequence ATGTCAGTCATATTAGAAGCCGTAAACCTTACCAAAGAATACCAACAATATACAGCCCTTAGGCAACTGTCCCTGACCATCAATGCTGGCGAAGTATTCTGTCTCCTCGGACAAAACGGAGCAGGAAAAACTACCACCATTAATCTTTTCCTTGGCTTCCTCGCTCCATCATCCGGTAAAGCTATCATCAAAGGGGTGGAAGTCAGGCCTAATAATGCAGCTACTAAAAAGATGGTGGCATATATCCCTGAAGTGGTACAATTATATAGCAACCTCACAGGACTGGAAAATCTTGATTTCTTTAGCAGACTCGCCGGTTTCTCTTATTCAAAAGACGCTTTGACAGCCTTTCTACTAAAAGCAGGCCTTCAACAGGAAGTACATAAAAAACACCTAAGTACCTATAGCAAAGGTATGCGTCAGAAAGTAGGTATCGCAATCGCCCTGTCAAAAAATGCAGATGCAATCTTTATGGATGAACCTACAAGCGGACTGGATCCTAAAGCCACCAATGAATTTACTGCTGTTTGTAAGGAACTGGCCGCAGAGGGCAGAACCATCTTCATGGCCACACACGACATCTTCAATGCTGTTAATGTAGGCTCCCGTATCGGCATCATGAAACAAGGCAGTCTCGTCCACACCGTAAGTTGCAGTGGAATATCTGCCGAAGAATTACAAAAACTATATCTCGAAACTATATAA
- a CDS encoding ABC transporter permease subunit — protein sequence MNQIKVIASQFLKVTLRSNALAAIYILSLVFITFAAFTGYKTYTAQHTMLTNFQHQARESWKANPDKHPHRMAHSGSFAFRLKHPLSMFDQGMESYTGNTVFLEAHRQNTVNFSEAGFSTGLLRFGQISLAMLLQLILPLILFFLGFHAISQQKENGTLKILLNQGPGFRTLIWGNSVGLFTVSLIFLLPVTIAVCIELSLTDVTKDSTVGIRSIGSRQLS from the coding sequence ATGAATCAGATAAAAGTCATTGCCAGTCAATTTCTGAAGGTAACACTCCGGAGTAATGCACTGGCCGCTATATATATCTTGTCGCTGGTGTTCATCACTTTCGCTGCATTCACAGGCTACAAAACTTATACAGCCCAGCACACAATGCTTACAAACTTTCAGCACCAAGCCCGCGAAAGCTGGAAAGCCAATCCAGATAAGCACCCGCATCGTATGGCACACTCTGGCTCATTCGCATTTCGGCTTAAACATCCTTTAAGCATGTTTGATCAGGGAATGGAAAGCTATACAGGCAACACTGTGTTCCTCGAAGCACACAGGCAAAATACAGTCAACTTCAGCGAAGCTGGCTTCAGTACCGGGCTATTACGCTTTGGTCAAATCAGCCTGGCAATGCTGCTTCAGCTCATATTACCACTTATTCTGTTCTTCCTGGGCTTCCATGCTATCTCACAACAAAAAGAAAACGGTACACTAAAAATACTGCTAAACCAGGGACCGGGATTTCGCACTTTGATATGGGGCAATAGCGTGGGCCTGTTTACTGTATCCCTCATTTTCCTTCTACCAGTGACCATCGCAGTCTGTATAGAGCTCAGCTTAACTGATGTAACTAAAGACAGCACGGTTGGTATCAGAAGTATCGGCTCACGCCAGCTATCATAA
- a CDS encoding DUF3526 domain-containing protein, with translation MRYPVYEAYETLLKQRDGYHTKWDKDPKTTIQAFLKHYPQYSNHSWKDSTYLRYYAMLQLGDDEAATTSRAMFKKLEQRQQSANYAARFFPPMHAQLLFTDLAGTGLKRQLQYLDSTAVFHESKRLQFYPQIFDNANANSVNWSRYKPEYFLAPNPVNWLAIFTPFILFITTLGVIASFVFKRNNIQ, from the coding sequence ATGCGCTATCCTGTTTATGAAGCATATGAAACGCTGCTCAAACAACGGGATGGATATCATACCAAATGGGATAAAGATCCGAAGACAACCATACAGGCCTTCCTGAAACATTATCCGCAATACAGCAATCATAGCTGGAAGGACTCTACTTACCTGAGATATTATGCAATGCTGCAACTTGGAGACGACGAAGCAGCCACCACAAGTAGAGCCATGTTTAAAAAATTAGAACAGCGCCAGCAATCTGCCAACTACGCTGCACGTTTCTTCCCCCCTATGCACGCACAATTGCTGTTCACCGACTTAGCAGGTACCGGCCTCAAAAGGCAATTGCAGTACCTTGATAGTACAGCCGTTTTCCATGAAAGCAAACGACTGCAGTTCTATCCTCAGATATTTGATAATGCAAACGCAAACAGCGTGAACTGGTCCAGATATAAACCGGAATATTTCCTGGCACCGAACCCGGTCAACTGGCTTGCAATATTTACACCCTTCATATTGTTCATAACCACTTTAGGTGTAATCGCATCATTTGTCTTCAAAAGGAATAACATTCAATAA
- a CDS encoding TonB-dependent siderophore receptor, which yields MKYFYSLAVAGLFCTASLQAQHLNNKDSLRHLNSVDIYGTRDRQIKNDSLGGALKLVQPLMEIPQNIVSVNAYLMQQQGALQLKDVARNSSGVYFGYNSSAFDYSASVQIRGFSGYTILNGMPRRISYGAVLDDQALFESVEFVKGPAGFINSVGEASGTININTKSPTRRLLNIELSAGSFDHRRVTIDAGTQAKEKGFSFRLNGVYQHSDTYLDLLHTDKYVIAPVVKYNFSPRTYILGEYDFIRGESRNGSSITKIRSEADALHDDIALNFNAAKGLPVTYYQSSTARLLFVHQFNPDWQLTLQSQLNQAPYSTWNMLSSETYTGVSFDENGRTRRLAMNTDVTGKTFVSQLYVTGKFRTGRLKHLLLAGGDITVGKDHLSNQFGKYKFDFYRDHINYIVNADSVRDMAPETKSNFGNDTRYECAYVYDNIKLNHWQLSFGGRYTWYNNKINQQARPSLALKKNDYSQRAFSPRAALSYLVDSSMTVYFLYDQSFVPQSGLKAGRNKDPQTGKPEGVPVDPQRNNDIELGVKKQWFRNRLLTTINGFHTVKQNVLMTDVVNAAYGYKRQIGEYASDGIEVDILGQVTSRFSVAANYTYVDARITKDTVGSPLIGNKLPGTPKQIINTWVQYSCPLKKLQSIGFSLGQVTQVKRATYSKGDYLPDFTKLDAGINFTTPSYYVRLIVDNLLNRRYISSGDIGSDYPIPDTRNYFMVEGDPINFRVTVGVRL from the coding sequence ATGAAATATTTTTACTCTCTGGCAGTAGCCGGGCTATTTTGTACTGCTTCTTTGCAGGCACAGCATCTGAATAATAAGGATTCCCTACGGCATCTTAATTCAGTGGATATCTATGGAACAAGAGACCGGCAGATAAAAAACGATAGTCTGGGGGGGGCATTGAAGCTGGTACAGCCACTAATGGAAATTCCGCAGAATATTGTATCGGTGAATGCCTACTTGATGCAGCAACAGGGCGCTTTACAATTAAAGGATGTAGCGCGTAACTCCAGTGGTGTGTATTTTGGGTACAACAGCAGCGCATTTGATTACTCGGCTTCTGTTCAGATCAGGGGATTCAGTGGATATACTATTTTGAATGGTATGCCCAGGCGTATTAGCTATGGTGCGGTGTTGGATGATCAAGCATTGTTTGAGAGCGTGGAGTTCGTAAAAGGTCCTGCCGGATTTATTAACTCAGTAGGAGAGGCAAGTGGTACAATCAATATCAATACAAAGTCACCGACAAGGCGATTGCTGAATATTGAGTTGTCGGCGGGTAGTTTCGATCATCGCCGTGTTACCATTGATGCCGGTACGCAGGCGAAAGAAAAAGGGTTTTCGTTCCGTTTAAATGGTGTTTACCAGCATTCTGACACTTATCTTGATCTGTTGCATACGGATAAGTATGTAATTGCGCCGGTCGTTAAGTATAACTTTAGTCCGCGTACTTACATCCTTGGTGAATATGATTTTATCAGGGGGGAATCCAGGAATGGAAGTAGTATTACCAAAATAAGATCGGAGGCAGATGCATTGCATGATGATATTGCTTTGAACTTTAATGCCGCAAAAGGATTGCCTGTAACTTATTACCAAAGCAGTACAGCAAGGTTGTTGTTTGTACATCAGTTTAATCCTGACTGGCAGCTCACTTTACAATCCCAGTTAAACCAGGCTCCTTACAGTACCTGGAATATGCTTTCTTCTGAAACTTATACAGGCGTCTCTTTTGATGAAAATGGACGTACCAGGCGACTGGCTATGAATACAGATGTGACAGGTAAGACATTTGTTTCGCAGCTGTATGTAACTGGAAAATTCAGGACGGGACGACTGAAGCATTTATTACTTGCAGGCGGAGACATAACGGTTGGGAAAGATCATTTGTCTAACCAGTTTGGCAAGTATAAATTTGACTTTTATCGTGATCATATCAATTATATTGTAAATGCTGATTCCGTGAGGGACATGGCGCCTGAAACAAAAAGTAATTTTGGGAATGATACCAGGTATGAGTGTGCCTACGTTTATGATAACATAAAATTGAATCACTGGCAGCTTTCTTTTGGGGGACGATATACGTGGTATAATAACAAAATTAATCAACAAGCCAGACCTAGCCTGGCCTTGAAAAAGAACGACTATTCACAACGGGCATTTTCACCAAGGGCTGCGCTGTCTTACCTGGTTGATTCTTCTATGACAGTTTACTTTTTATATGATCAGTCTTTTGTGCCACAAAGTGGGTTGAAAGCAGGGCGGAACAAAGATCCTCAAACCGGGAAACCTGAAGGGGTGCCTGTAGATCCGCAGCGTAATAATGACATAGAGCTGGGTGTGAAGAAGCAATGGTTTAGAAATCGGCTGCTCACGACGATAAATGGATTCCATACGGTGAAGCAGAATGTATTGATGACGGACGTGGTGAACGCTGCATATGGGTATAAGAGACAGATAGGCGAGTACGCCAGTGATGGGATTGAGGTTGACATCCTGGGGCAGGTGACATCCCGTTTTTCGGTTGCGGCTAACTATACATATGTTGATGCACGTATTACAAAGGACACTGTTGGTTCTCCGCTGATCGGCAATAAGTTGCCCGGTACGCCGAAACAGATTATTAATACATGGGTACAATATAGTTGCCCGCTGAAAAAACTTCAAAGTATTGGATTTAGCCTGGGACAGGTGACGCAGGTGAAACGCGCAACTTATTCCAAAGGGGACTATCTGCCTGATTTTACCAAACTGGATGCGGGTATAAATTTTACTACGCCTTCCTATTATGTACGGTTGATAGTTGATAATTTGCTAAACAGGCGATATATCAGTTCCGGAGATATAGGATCTGATTACCCGATTCCTGATACCAGGAACTACTTTATGGTAGAGGGAGACCCCATTAATTTCCGGGTGACAGTGGGGGTCAGGCTTTAA
- a CDS encoding DUF3526 domain-containing protein, protein MAFVFTIFAFESRQLTRSRLLLFLCAFIFFSGMYGLINGRALIGLQQAAIDSIQTVQRQHYTAMVERFHEDTTTRTGKQLRAQAGIPQVVEFRDPPYTTFPPAGLSLMAIGLRDLHPFYDIIGSKESKTGDQATEFSNAEKLAAGTFDVAFVYIYLFPLLIIFYNYNCLSGEREAQTIPLLILHTGGLQRLFFWRFVFRFTVVFLLGALLLAAGLIMTPAGGSFPFLNSVLWLLFLGGYFFYWFAVCWLVIRFERSSTWNITCLGFIWLFFVWILPATINSYTNLRAPVPLRSGLVAAQRRLKEATWELPVPVLLDSFYYYNPQYQHLRKITDTAAYGNPRFLAYNDLLGRRNERLERVFDMQLQKRSHLLHLSLYVNPVSYTQYYLHALAGTELSDFDDYHLQVQRFRKRWQSLMTSYLINQKMFSEEDLKHLPRFLYQPPPDRGYICNLFYLVIISGLIILIAQFTRQLQ, encoded by the coding sequence ATGGCATTCGTATTCACCATTTTCGCATTTGAAAGCAGGCAGTTGACCCGGAGCAGATTATTATTGTTCTTGTGTGCCTTTATTTTTTTTTCAGGTATGTATGGCCTTATAAATGGCCGGGCTTTGATTGGGCTCCAACAGGCAGCTATTGACAGCATTCAGACGGTACAAAGGCAGCATTATACTGCAATGGTGGAGCGTTTTCATGAGGATACGACTACTAGAACGGGCAAACAGCTGAGGGCACAGGCGGGCATTCCACAGGTAGTAGAATTCAGGGACCCGCCGTATACAACGTTCCCGCCCGCAGGTCTTTCTTTGATGGCAATTGGTCTTAGGGATCTCCATCCTTTTTATGATATTATCGGTTCTAAGGAAAGTAAAACGGGAGATCAGGCTACTGAATTTTCCAATGCAGAAAAGCTGGCGGCAGGGACTTTTGATGTGGCTTTTGTCTATATATACCTTTTTCCCCTGCTGATCATTTTTTACAATTACAACTGTCTTTCCGGGGAGCGGGAAGCACAGACTATACCATTATTGATATTACATACCGGGGGACTTCAGCGTTTATTTTTCTGGCGTTTTGTATTCAGGTTTACGGTTGTTTTTCTGTTGGGTGCTCTGCTGTTAGCTGCCGGGTTGATCATGACGCCCGCAGGTGGTAGCTTTCCTTTCCTGAACAGTGTTCTGTGGTTATTATTTCTGGGTGGGTATTTTTTTTACTGGTTTGCGGTTTGCTGGTTGGTGATAAGATTTGAGAGGTCTTCTACATGGAATATTACTTGTCTTGGCTTTATCTGGCTTTTTTTCGTTTGGATCTTACCGGCTACGATCAATAGTTATACGAATCTGAGGGCACCTGTTCCCTTACGATCAGGCCTGGTGGCAGCGCAACGCAGGTTGAAAGAAGCAACCTGGGAGCTTCCGGTACCTGTCCTGCTTGACAGCTTCTACTATTATAATCCCCAATATCAACATCTTAGGAAAATTACTGATACTGCTGCTTATGGGAATCCCCGTTTCCTTGCGTACAATGATTTGCTGGGGAGGAGAAATGAAAGGCTTGAGCGGGTGTTTGACATGCAATTGCAAAAGCGTTCCCATTTACTGCATTTGTCATTATATGTAAACCCGGTATCCTACACCCAATATTATTTACATGCACTGGCCGGCACGGAGTTATCGGATTTTGATGATTATCATTTGCAGGTGCAGCGGTTCCGGAAGAGGTGGCAGTCATTAATGACCAGCTATCTGATCAACCAGAAAATGTTCAGTGAAGAAGATTTAAAACATTTACCACGTTTTTTATATCAGCCTCCCCCTGACAGGGGATATATATGTAACCTTTTTTACCTGGTAATTATATCAGGCTTAATCATTCTTATAGCACAATTTACACGACAATTGCAATGA
- a CDS encoding DUF3526 domain-containing protein, which translates to MLKRSGVAILLLLFIWISMGLALIVSGIQYGKGKAERLAAADLFRREWNTQHRNPHDAAHFGTYLFTPLTIKAILDPGLNDFSGTTYRVEAHVQHEMDYSHAQNGNVVARLGQFSVAVVLQLVVPFLILITGSRSLTEERERGTLRLIRVQAGNLSIITWGKVWAYYMLFSAILFPFLLFFLFTGVMMYLWVIAYLLFYFWLTLVAVFISQVSSSSRASNISAVIVWVVLFVIMPKVAVNQSIILYPVKSRAVFEDNVRQGYLKGFDGNSPYYERGDSFMHALLKRYHVDSVSQLPVNPDGLLLQYHEDYQNKVFDHYYKGISASFAQQQVFLSRIGWIDPFIALKRVSMALSATDFYHHDSFYQQARVYRNTLIRKLNLELAAHGQDYKADTSFFTSLYSFKYRELPPRQILSLSWSAFAAIGVWILIAVASVHIISKRLSGY; encoded by the coding sequence TTGTTAAAAAGAAGCGGCGTGGCAATATTGCTGCTGCTGTTCATCTGGATAAGCATGGGGCTTGCCTTGATAGTATCTGGCATCCAATATGGAAAAGGGAAGGCAGAACGGCTTGCGGCGGCAGACCTTTTTAGACGGGAATGGAATACGCAGCATAGAAATCCCCATGATGCGGCGCATTTTGGGACGTACTTATTTACACCACTCACGATAAAAGCAATACTTGATCCTGGCCTCAATGATTTTTCCGGCACCACCTACCGTGTTGAGGCGCATGTGCAGCATGAAATGGACTACAGTCATGCTCAAAATGGCAATGTAGTAGCGAGGTTGGGGCAGTTTAGTGTTGCCGTGGTATTGCAACTTGTTGTTCCATTTTTGATTCTTATTACAGGCTCCCGTTCCCTGACAGAGGAGCGTGAAAGAGGAACATTACGGCTAATAAGGGTGCAGGCGGGGAACCTTTCTATCATTACCTGGGGTAAGGTATGGGCTTACTATATGCTGTTTTCGGCCATCCTGTTTCCATTTTTGCTGTTTTTCCTGTTTACGGGGGTAATGATGTATTTGTGGGTGATTGCCTATCTGCTTTTCTATTTTTGGTTGACACTGGTTGCCGTATTTATATCGCAGGTAAGCAGTAGTAGCAGGGCGTCAAATATCAGTGCTGTAATAGTATGGGTTGTGTTGTTCGTGATAATGCCTAAAGTGGCTGTTAACCAGTCTATTATATTATATCCGGTGAAGAGTAGAGCGGTCTTCGAAGATAATGTAAGGCAGGGGTATTTAAAAGGGTTCGACGGGAATTCTCCTTATTATGAGCGGGGAGATTCATTTATGCATGCACTGTTGAAACGGTATCATGTGGATAGTGTTTCTCAATTGCCTGTAAATCCTGACGGGTTGTTATTGCAGTATCATGAGGATTACCAGAATAAAGTGTTTGATCACTATTACAAGGGGATTTCCGCCTCTTTTGCGCAACAACAGGTATTTCTTTCCAGGATAGGCTGGATCGATCCGTTTATCGCATTAAAACGGGTTTCCATGGCACTTTCTGCCACCGATTTTTATCACCACGATAGTTTTTACCAACAGGCCCGGGTATACAGGAACACGCTTATCAGGAAGTTAAATCTGGAGCTGGCGGCGCATGGGCAGGATTATAAGGCGGACACCTCATTTTTCACAAGTCTTTATTCTTTCAAATACAGGGAGTTACCTCCCAGGCAGATATTATCACTCAGCTGGTCAGCCTTTGCTGCGATTGGGGTGTGGATATTGATAGCGGTGGCAAGCGTTCATATTATTTCAAAAAGATTATCCGGATATTGA
- a CDS encoding peptidase domain-containing ABC transporter produces the protein MIRTKQFPFFKQPDSMDCGPTCLKMITAWHGKHFPLTYLRKICYIGKEGTTIASLSNAASLLGFKTLAAEIPVDVLAQKVPLPCILHWEKAHFVVLTELNDRYAVIADPSLERMLRLPHPQFVRSWCTTDKTVGRALLLEPTTEFFGHETPAEENTSLWWLLPYTNKHRRLFIPLLMSVLLASGFALIIPLLTQQIVDKGIRQQNPQLLMLICLGQLMLFTGRTIMDFIRARWLFRIGAQTGISLLRNYLSRLMQLKFAFFDNRQAGDNMQRVTDNQRIEDFLTNNVISFVMSALTLLVFGIVLLIYNWRMFLVFLIGALLSIAWAKAFTQKRRLLDQQKFKVLSANQQLLLEIFYAMQEIKLTGSEQEKQDKWESLQVRSYELKMQSLQLDQQMQGIGNFLNEVKNILLTFMAAWLVIKGSLSLGEMLAVTYICGQLNTPVVMLLEFMRAAQNTRFSLSRMSEVFNEPEEDAEISRRHLPEIPKDINISNLSFRYGQLSNPLVLKNIYAFLPAGKVTAIVGMSGSGKSTLIKLLLKFYAPVTGTILVNDIDLKNIHAADWRSGCGVVMQDGYIFSDTIANNIYAGSTIKDQEKLYYAAAMANMHDFFQSMPYGYETVIGKDGHGLSEGQKQRLLIARMIYRDPAYIFLDEATNALDANNERTIVNNLQNFFVNKTVIIVAHRLSTVRHADQIIVMDKGEIRETGTHEDLIKRQGNYYHLIKNQLELGK, from the coding sequence ATGATAAGAACGAAACAATTCCCCTTCTTCAAACAGCCGGATTCCATGGATTGTGGCCCAACCTGTTTAAAAATGATTACTGCGTGGCATGGTAAACATTTTCCACTAACCTATCTGCGAAAGATCTGTTATATCGGTAAAGAAGGAACCACTATTGCCTCGCTGAGCAATGCAGCCTCCCTACTTGGATTCAAAACCCTTGCAGCAGAGATCCCGGTAGACGTACTTGCTCAAAAAGTTCCCCTTCCCTGCATTCTTCATTGGGAAAAAGCACACTTTGTTGTATTGACAGAATTAAATGACCGTTATGCTGTCATTGCAGATCCTTCCCTGGAGCGTATGCTCAGGTTACCACACCCACAGTTCGTCCGCTCCTGGTGTACTACCGACAAAACTGTTGGCAGAGCCTTGTTACTGGAACCCACAACTGAATTCTTCGGACATGAAACACCTGCCGAAGAGAACACATCATTATGGTGGCTATTACCATACACCAATAAACACCGTCGCCTGTTTATTCCACTTCTAATGAGCGTGTTGCTCGCCAGTGGATTTGCGCTGATCATCCCCCTGCTTACCCAGCAGATTGTAGATAAAGGAATCAGGCAACAAAACCCTCAACTATTAATGTTGATCTGTCTAGGACAATTGATGCTTTTTACCGGAAGGACCATAATGGATTTTATCCGGGCAAGATGGTTATTCCGTATCGGGGCACAAACAGGTATCTCATTGTTACGTAACTATCTCTCCCGCCTGATGCAACTAAAATTTGCATTCTTCGACAACAGGCAAGCAGGAGACAATATGCAAAGGGTGACAGATAACCAGCGCATTGAAGATTTCCTGACCAATAATGTCATCAGCTTCGTCATGTCAGCTCTTACATTACTTGTATTCGGCATAGTACTTCTTATTTATAACTGGCGAATGTTCCTGGTCTTTCTTATTGGCGCACTACTTAGCATCGCCTGGGCAAAAGCCTTCACACAAAAAAGGCGATTACTCGACCAGCAAAAATTCAAAGTACTATCTGCCAATCAGCAATTATTACTTGAAATCTTCTACGCCATGCAGGAAATAAAGCTCACCGGCAGTGAGCAGGAAAAGCAGGATAAGTGGGAATCACTTCAGGTGCGATCTTATGAGCTCAAAATGCAAAGCCTGCAACTGGACCAGCAGATGCAGGGTATCGGGAACTTTCTGAATGAAGTAAAGAACATATTACTCACTTTCATGGCCGCATGGTTGGTCATAAAAGGTAGCCTAAGTCTGGGTGAAATGCTGGCCGTTACCTATATATGCGGACAACTAAATACCCCCGTGGTCATGTTACTGGAGTTTATGCGTGCCGCTCAGAATACACGCTTCAGCCTTTCAAGGATGTCTGAGGTATTTAACGAACCGGAAGAAGATGCGGAAATTTCACGTCGCCATCTTCCCGAAATCCCCAAAGACATAAATATCTCCAATCTTAGTTTTAGATACGGACAACTAAGCAATCCCCTGGTGCTTAAAAACATCTACGCTTTTTTGCCCGCAGGAAAGGTCACAGCTATTGTAGGAATGAGCGGCAGCGGGAAAAGCACGCTGATAAAACTACTGCTAAAATTCTATGCACCTGTAACTGGTACTATCCTTGTAAACGACATAGACCTGAAAAATATCCATGCTGCCGACTGGCGCAGTGGCTGCGGCGTTGTCATGCAGGATGGCTACATTTTCAGTGACACGATTGCAAATAATATCTATGCAGGTTCCACGATCAAAGACCAGGAAAAATTATACTACGCCGCTGCCATGGCAAACATGCACGACTTCTTCCAGTCAATGCCCTATGGATACGAAACTGTCATAGGTAAAGACGGCCACGGATTAAGTGAAGGACAAAAACAACGCCTGCTCATTGCACGCATGATCTATCGCGATCCTGCTTATATCTTCCTTGATGAAGCAACCAATGCACTCGATGCAAACAATGAACGAACCATCGTCAATAACCTGCAAAATTTCTTCGTCAACAAAACGGTTATCATCGTTGCCCATCGCCTGAGTACAGTCAGACACGCGGATCAGATTATCGTAATGGACAAAGGTGAAATCAGGGAAACCGGCACACATGAAGACCTCATAAAAAGGCAGGGCAACTATTATCACCTCATAAAAAATCAACTGGAGTTAGGTAAATAA